ttgttttatctaATTTCGTCAAAAAGTAAAAGTCGAAGTGTAACTATCAATTGCCCAAGTGATGCTTACCTTTAAAATCGTAAATAACTTATTGGGCTATTGGTTTCGATATAGGAAAGGGTGTTGAATCCTACACCTCCATACATGTATCTTATACCTCCAATTACAtttgaaattatcaatttaCCCTTAAAGAATTAACACTCCCTCTCCTACAGCACAACTCCTTCCCCTAGACGGCATAGCTCCCTCCCCAGTGCCGCTCCTCCTCCCCCAATGCGGCACACGTCCCCCCCTTTCggtttcttgtttgttttgtttctttgtaGTGGGTGTCGGGTTGGTTTCTTGTTTGGTTGGGGTGGGGTGGGTTCCAAAATAGGCTTCTAGAATGCCTATTTCGGAATGGGTATTTCATAATGTCTATTCCAAAATGgttattttgaaacaaattttttagaaCAGACATTTTAAAATGACTTTTTCATAAGAAGAAAATACTTTTAGAATGGTACTTCCATAAGTAGAAAATGCTTTTCAAAATAGTTGTTCCGGAAGTATTTTTGTTTATGTAATAACTTTTTCGGAAGTGCATTTTGTATCTTTCAAAATGATTGTTCCGGAAGCAAAGTCATATTTTActattatgaaatatttattctgaaatgaaaaattattttttattattatgaaatatttattctaaaggctattttttttactgctacaaaactccaattctaaaaactattttttattattatggatCACATATTTCAGAaggtaaagttattttttaccaTTTTAGAACACCtattacgaaaaaaaaaattcactttatAGAATAACTATTTTGGAATGGTATAATATGAAAAGGGTAATTTGggattttagaaaaattaggAGGTGCAGGATTCAGATCCCTATAGGAAAGTATCCGAAGGCCCATCCGAACAGAAGAGGGGTAAAATCGTAAAAAACTCATTGGTTGCTACCGGTCGGAAACAGCGCGTTTTTGTTGTAGGGAAGACCAAAGATGAACTGGAAAATTGACTAGTGCGGCGCGCTCCTATTATCACCGTAGACGGCGGAGGTGGCGGCAGAAACACGCCGAGACGGCGATCTCATGATGTAGGTCTCTTTCTTCACACTCTTACTTCGTCAGTTAGGTTATTCTTTTCGTAGTCATCACTATGGCGTTATTTTCATCCTTTTCGTTGTTTCTAGCAACATCTCATCGTATCGTAGTTACTTTTCAATATTTCCATTTAGATTCAATAGATTTTTACCAACCCAATCGCATTTTTGTTTGATAGATAAATGTTGGttgaaagaggaagaagaaaaagaagaagaaaagccgTATTGTAGAATGAGCCAACCAACGGTGATACTTGCCACTGCGAGCTATGATCACACCATTCGTTTTTGGGAGGCCAAGAGTGGCCGTTGCTACCGCACCATCCAATATCCTGATTCGGTTTGCCTTCCTTCCCCttattcgttttttttttcttttcattttgttggTGGTACTGGTACTTCAAAATGTATATGACTTTTAGGTTTCTCAAATCAAAGCTATAACAAGTATTTTTCTGAACACTAGATGATGAGACTTTATTTCTGAACGTTTCCATGAAATTGGAGAACAAAGTTGAACTTGCATAAACTTCTTTAAGTGAATAGCTCTTCTGTTGAATGTACCATGCCTTATGTTTTAGTGTTAAAATTATGGTATGCTTAAAAGTTTTCTGTTTCagtgtttttgtgtgtgtctATTGTTAGATGGTGGTTGTTACTTGCAACTAATTTATCaagaatgcttttttttttttttttttaattcttggtGTGTTTAAGGTCCATAGCTCAGGAACTTATTTTGCCTCATCTTCTTTGTACAGCAAGTAAACCGGCTGGAGATAACCCCGGACAAACACTTCCTGGCTGCAGCTGGCAATCCTCACATACGATTGTTTGATGTTAACTCAAATAGTCCTCAACCGGTTTGTCTTTTCAACTGATACACTTACTTcaaaggaaataattttttttatggttccAAACAATTTGTGTTCCTGATTTTGTGGCAGGTAATGAGCTATGATTCACATACCAATAATGTAATGGCAGTTGGGTTTCAATGTGATGGTAATTGGATGTATTCTGGTTCAGAGGATGGCACAGTTAAGATCTGGGATTTGAGGTGAAGTAGATTAACAATGTATAATGAAATAAGTTTGTAGTATGACTTATGTCCTTAAATTCTTTCTTGATAATCATTGCATATATGATAACAAGAATGCAGGGCACCGGGTTGTCAAAGGGAATATGAAAGTCGTGCAGCTGTAAACACTGTTGTGCTACACCCAAATCAGGTTATGTTTCACCATTTTTGGTGGTTATACAATTTATTCCTGGCTTATGAGTACATTAGTCATTAACACGTTATAACAAGTTAGAAGATGTaacaattaataacaataattaatgcATGAATCAAATTAGTAGCTTGGACTGAATTGGTCCAACAGCACACTGGTTTTagcttttcatattttattttacttcattTAACTAATTGCCACTTTGCATGAATCAGATTAGTAGCTTGGACTGAATTGGTCCAACAGCACACTGGTTTTagcttttcatattttattttacttcattTAACTAATTGCCACTTCTATGGGTTGATATAACTGTTGGtttattgattgatttttaGATCTGGAATATGACATACTTTCAATAATAAAagcttatttttgtttcattgcaTTTCAGTTGAAGAATGGGTTATTGATGCTCTTTCTTCATTCACTATGGTTCCTTAATTTTTGCTATATCCAGAATAATCAGATTGCAGTTCTCATAGGTTTTTGCTTTGTGGTtttcattgatttttatttttctggtgATCCTACAGACTGAACTAATATCTGGTGACCAAAATGGCAACATTCGTGTGTGGGATTTGACAGCAAATTCATGCAGTTGCGAATTGGTATTagttatgacttttttttattgaatatggATATCACTGTAGAATCAcgattcaaaatattttttattcaagaaataaatccaaaataatatttactaaGAATGAACTGTCTAAATTAGTAGCCAGTTCTAACTCTCTAGGCATACACCTTGCAAAAGCACATGATGCTTTCTCTTTGACCTTCCACATGTACTCTAATATACATTCAATCACCATGCTTCACCAAAGGGTTCTTTCTGCACTAATTAAATGGCTTATaggtttttttatacttttgcctTTTGGAGAAATCCTTGTTCTTAGGTTGATAGTCTTATTTCCTAAGAATCAGTGCACCTCATTCTgtcctctctttttctctcaccttttgataaaaaaattatggatgaAACATTATTTGCAATATGTGGAAGAATGTAGGTTCCAGAGGTGGATACAGCTGTACGCTCTTTAACAGTAATGTGGGATGGGAGCTTGGTAGTTGCAGCAAATAATCATGGGACATGTTATGTGTGGCGCTTGTTGCGAGGGACTCAGGTTGtgccttcataaaaatattagaatgaGATTACCCGCATATCAAACTTTTCTTATTTGTCCCGGTGGATTATGTCTTTGTGCAGACAATGACAAACTTTGAGCCTCTTCACAAGCTGCAAGCACACAAGGGATACATTCTCAAATGTCTTTTATCACCCGAGTTCTGTGAACCCCACAGGTTATAAAGATTATGCtcatattttgcattttttttattcctcatCATCTTATTAAACCCAGACATCGCAAACGTCATGTTCAAGTGAACAGGGCAGTGGTTCAGCTATTGGAATTGTAAAACAATTGCAAATAAGGGTCATAGACTAAGGGTCTTATTTAGAAAAAACTGAAATATTGGCACTGAAATTTTTTTGTGATGAAAATGATGTGCTGAATTGAACATGAGCTCCTTCAACATAAATGTGTGAACATGCTCACGGCCTCACACACACATGCTATGTTGATGAGTATAACTGTATAAACTCTGGGAGACTATGACCCCTTTAACTGAAAATCTTCTCCTTTGTGCTTTTGTTCTACCATCAAGCAAATGCAGTGAAGCTCACATTTTGTTCCAAGTCATATCCATGGTCCATTGGCATGAAGCTGGACTTCACTGCACTGCTTATTCAATATGAGCTCCTTCAACATAAATGTGTGAACATGCTCACAGCCTCACACACACATGCTATGTTGATGAGTATAACTGTATAAACTCTGGGAGACTATGACCCCTTTAACTGAAAATCTTCTCCTTTGTGCTTTTGTTCTACAATCAAGCAAATGCAGTGAAGCTCACATTTTGTTCCAAGTCATATCCATGGTCCATTGGCATGAAGCTGGACTTCACTGCACTGCTTATTCAATAtggtttttttgtatttaaatccCTATACTTGTTTGAGCTGGCAACCTCAGTTTAAATTGGAAGCATCAAACATGTAATAGCACACCTGTCTGGTTCTCTAAAATTTATCCAAAACTGTTTGACTGGATGAGTGTCTCTAGGTATAAGCATTTTAATATATCTCTGTCCCCTTGAGTGGATAAGGGACCAATTCAGTGTTCCAGTCCCCAGTCATGATAATTTCACTGTCAATAAGTATTGATATGCCTCATTGCTTCTGTAAGATGTCAATATTTCTTTGTTGGTGTTATTCTTTTAGGTACTTGGCAACTGCATCTTCTGATCATACTGTCAAAATATGGAATGTTGATGGTTTTACCCTAGAAAAAACTCTCATAGGTAATTCATGAAGTCTTGTGATAATCAACTGCTTTCTCACTTCCTTCCTCATttcccaaaatttcattttccctAAGTGAGTTGGCTGTGCTTCACAGGTCACCAACGCTGGGTGTGGGACTGTGTCTTCTCTGTGGATGGTGCCTACCTTATTACAGGTACTAACTTAGTAATTTTTCAATATTCATCCACTTAGTTATTGGCATTCAGCTAccagatatataaaaaatttacattatcaCTCCTCAATATTCTTGACAGCAAACAGATCTGATCTTTAGAATTTATTAAATCATTGTTCCATCTATTTAAGCTGCATATTGTTATTGCAGCTTCCTCTGATACAACTGCAAGGCTCTGGTCTATGTCAACTGGTGAAGATATTAAAGTTTACCAAGGGCATCATAAAGCTACAATTTGCTGTGCCCTACACGATGGGGCTGAACCCGCAGCTTCCTGAGATAGTGGTCataaagttttttgttttttccatcAGATACatcttgttttgaaaataataatctgCCTCTCTCGGTCTTTGAAGTTTTCTATAGTTCTTTGACTGTCTGCACGTTTAGTCAATAAGTCTTTAATAGAACTGGAAATCCTAGTCGGGGATGAAAGATGGCTTTTGTCCTGTTATCAGGACCTCACAAAGGTGTTCATACCAACTTTAAAGACCTTTGCCTTGCAAAGGAGGGTATTCAAAGTCCAATCTACAAAGGATTCTATTCGAAGGAAGAAACCAAAAAAGCTCTTGAGCTAAACAaagacataaataaaataaaaaaggcccTCAAACCACAAAACACTACCATATTTATAAATACCGACCAAACCAAGGTCAACCACAAAACCAACAAAGATATAGTAAGTCCAACTATCCCCGAACCAATAAATGGCCTAAACCTAGAGAATTTCAAGAAGACACAGAGCCTATTGTTTAAG
The nucleotide sequence above comes from Glycine soja cultivar W05 chromosome 11, ASM419377v2, whole genome shotgun sequence. Encoded proteins:
- the LOC114376201 gene encoding target of rapamycin complex subunit LST8-1, whose protein sequence is MSQPTVILATASYDHTIRFWEAKSGRCYRTIQYPDSQVNRLEITPDKHFLAAAGNPHIRLFDVNSNSPQPVMSYDSHTNNVMAVGFQCDGNWMYSGSEDGTVKIWDLRAPGCQREYESRAAVNTVVLHPNQTELISGDQNGNIRVWDLTANSCSCELVPEVDTAVRSLTVMWDGSLVVAANNHGTCYVWRLLRGTQTMTNFEPLHKLQAHKGYILKCLLSPEFCEPHRYLATASSDHTVKIWNVDGFTLEKTLIGHQRWVWDCVFSVDGAYLITASSDTTARLWSMSTGEDIKVYQGHHKATICCALHDGAEPAAS